The genomic window AAGATTCAAGAGAACTCAAAAACATTTTTCCATTGTTTATAAAAAGGAGTAAACACTTTTCTTACAGGCACATTTTCAGGCTTTACCAAAAAAAAGTCTTCAAACTGACAAAATTCAGCATTAATAGATTTTTTAATATTTGTATCCCTAGTAGTTCAGTATGGTCAATAAGATCTATTTGTGTATACTGCATCTATATTGTTTTCTTTTACTATTTGGGGCAACAATTTTTGTGGATCTCCAACTGCTGAATATAGTCTTGATCATTTTTCTTGCAGCTGAGAATCAAGCCTAATAAGAGCATCCTTTAGAAATCATAGTCTTTTGTCGTTTTGTGGAAATCTATCTAGAATTTTTTCATCAAAAATAAAAACTGGCAATACATTTTCTCAGTCTTCAATTGCATTCCATAATCATACATTATCAAAAACCCTAAGGTCTTGTCTAAACCAAAATAAAATATTTTTAAACTTTCACATCCAAAATTTTACGATATTTCATAAAAACAAACCAAACTCTTATAAGTTCTTGCTTTGTACATCTTTCAAGATAAAATTCTAGTTTTTCTATGATTACTCATAAACTCACATATAATTGTCAGCTATACACATCAAAATGGTTGTCCAAAGCTATGAGATAATAAAAAAACGATAAAGAATTCAAGAAAGCTTCCAGATCTTTTTCAGGATTAAATTCTATTATCTCAAAAATCCTATCTGACTCTATGTCAGAAAACCTTATATTTACTAAATCTTCTGTCATATACTGCAAACTATGGTGATCTACTTGAGTTCTTGAAATTAATTTTTCCATTTTTATTGCTTATTTGAATTTTCATCTAAATTATTCAAGTTGTTGTCAAAAAAATACCTTCTATCATCCAAAAAACACATTGTGATAGCAATTATCCATCACACAAATGTCCACCCTGTAAAAATATTCACTACAATTATGTGCAGAAGTATTTTTTTTCATTTTATTAAAGCTATTATCGTTGGCAACATATATAAAGTAAAAACAGAAAATATGGTAACAAATCAACTTAATCATGGCTCTACTGCTGTAGCTTGCATATCAAAAAATTATATTATAAATGTAATTCAACTTATACACAATAAAACTCAAAATTCAAGAAATTAATCCCAAGTTTCCATCTGTCTTGATGCTTCTGGGATATCATCAATTTCTATAACATCTCAAGGCTGAAATTCATTATCTTCTTCTTGGGTAGTATATGTTTTTTCTTCTGTTGTTTCTGGAACTTTGTTTTGAAATCATTCTATAGAATAAACTATTTGAATTGTTAAATGCACATTATCAGCATTTTCTGGATGTACAAACCTAAGTCAGTTTTTGAGTATATACAACATATCATCTACAGTTCAAGGATAATTTTTAATAAAATCTAATGCTCAATCTG from Candidatus Absconditicoccus praedator includes these protein-coding regions:
- a CDS encoding superinfection immunity protein, translated to MQATAVEPGLSGFVTIFSVFTLYMLPTIIALIKGKKILLHIIVVNIFTGWTFVGWIIAITMCFLDDRRYFFDNNLNNLDENSNKQ